One genomic region from SAR92 clade bacterium H455 encodes:
- the trmA gene encoding tRNA (uridine(54)-C5)-methyltransferase TrmA, translating to MSEHSIDPTLYPAALEAKLENFKNTLNGLIFPQVEVFDSAPSGFRMRAEFRIWHEDGVAHYAMNRAGEKRPYVISEFPIAGELIGQLMAPLLSSINASAILSRKLFSLEFLTTLSGEALITLIYHRPVDEEWELAAKALEAEHSIMVIGRSRKQKTVLTRDYVIETLNVDQVQYQYQQIESGFTQPNARVNEKMLSWASGCCASIDDVKSGDLVELYCGNGNFTAVLAQHFRSVLATEISKISVRSAQTNFGLNDVDNVTVVRMSSEEFTQALNNERPFRRLVEIDLERYDFSTIFVDPPRAGLDEDTLKLAQRFDNILYISCNPETLRANLDGLTKTHKIVRTAIFDQFPWTHHLESGVLLKRRAI from the coding sequence CCCTAGAGGCTAAACTTGAGAACTTTAAAAACACTCTCAATGGTCTCATTTTTCCTCAGGTCGAGGTGTTTGACTCAGCCCCCAGTGGTTTCCGTATGCGCGCTGAATTTCGCATTTGGCATGAGGATGGAGTCGCCCATTACGCCATGAACCGTGCCGGTGAAAAGCGTCCCTATGTGATCAGCGAATTCCCCATTGCCGGTGAGCTGATCGGTCAGCTTATGGCGCCCTTATTGTCCTCAATTAATGCCTCGGCGATACTTAGTCGCAAACTGTTTAGCCTAGAGTTTCTCACCACTCTCAGCGGCGAAGCGCTGATTACCCTGATCTATCATCGACCAGTGGACGAAGAGTGGGAGCTGGCGGCGAAGGCGCTGGAGGCTGAACACAGCATTATGGTGATTGGCCGCAGCCGCAAACAGAAGACCGTGCTTACCCGTGACTATGTAATCGAGACCTTAAACGTAGATCAGGTGCAGTACCAGTATCAGCAAATTGAATCCGGTTTCACCCAGCCTAATGCCAGAGTCAATGAGAAAATGCTTAGCTGGGCCAGCGGCTGCTGTGCATCTATAGATGATGTTAAGAGCGGCGACTTAGTGGAGCTCTACTGCGGTAACGGTAACTTTACAGCCGTATTAGCGCAGCACTTTAGATCTGTACTTGCGACGGAAATATCCAAGATATCGGTGCGCTCGGCGCAGACCAACTTTGGCCTCAATGATGTGGACAATGTGACTGTAGTGCGCATGTCCAGCGAGGAATTTACTCAGGCATTGAATAATGAGCGGCCCTTTCGACGGCTCGTGGAAATTGATCTAGAACGCTATGACTTCTCCACTATCTTTGTCGATCCACCGCGAGCCGGTCTGGATGAGGATACGCTAAAGCTGGCACAGCGCTTTGACAATATCCTCTATATTTCCTGTAATCCGGAAACCTTGCGGGCTAACCTCGACGGCTTGACCAAAACCCATAAGATTGTGCGAACGGCAATATTTGATCAGTTTCCCTGGACACACCACCTTGAAAGCGGCGTGTTATTGAAGCGACGTGCTATCTGA